In a single window of the Thermus amyloliquefaciens genome:
- the ruvX gene encoding Holliday junction resolvase RuvX — protein sequence MRLGALDVGEARIGLAVGEEGSPFAFGRGYLVRKSLEEDVAALLDFVRREGVGRLLVGLPLRTDLKESAQAKRVLPLVEALRARGVEVELVDERYTTQAAARRLKHAPKRVRRERGRLDEMSAVILLEGYLAGKL from the coding sequence ATGCGTCTCGGCGCGCTTGACGTGGGGGAGGCCAGGATCGGCCTGGCGGTGGGGGAGGAGGGAAGCCCCTTCGCCTTCGGCCGGGGGTATCTGGTGCGGAAGAGCCTGGAGGAGGACGTGGCGGCCCTCCTGGACTTCGTGCGCCGGGAGGGGGTGGGGAGGCTCCTGGTGGGCCTCCCCTTGCGCACTGACCTCAAGGAAAGCGCCCAGGCCAAACGGGTCCTTCCCCTGGTGGAGGCGCTCAGGGCCCGGGGGGTGGAGGTGGAGCTAGTGGACGAGCGCTACACCACCCAGGCGGCGGCCAGGCGCCTAAAGCACGCCCCCAAGCGGGTCCGCCGGGAGAGGGGCCGGCTGGACGAGATGAGCGCGGTGATCCTGTTGGAGGGCTATCTTGCGGGAAAGCTCTAG